A part of Palaemon carinicauda isolate YSFRI2023 chromosome 8, ASM3689809v2, whole genome shotgun sequence genomic DNA contains:
- the LOC137645928 gene encoding proliferation marker protein Ki-67-like, whose translation MKILGYIIVVKRSGTDGTPYPLTSANPSCNIGRGIECDIRVQLPVVSLQHCRIEVEASGKAYLTNVSSSNPAYLNDVRLCPEEVKLLSHTDVIHIADRKLRWEYPEESALYLTAKKEDLTFKILTPKSKAPVNNQQEVPSKGDGNAEKQIVDTTRNKKVSFGRELIPEHFDKQLPPSTPVRKGEKPDGCAFATPYASSSVKRTTRLSTLPSTPSIAEEPGAETPTKSLLRRRSPTPIKPYLARSLGLLTPKSLSKNGSTLEQNTSKDEVNGDAGSPHSEYSPSSSPNNGAFKSSPQSSVQSPKGTLSPTLSSSNSPETPKASLTRSFSNKTPETSSLKSPKPVSAKRSPGTKTVTRKNVNDSLASPETPSPNQSLTTPSPKISSKSSSPKVVLETVSYKNLSKTPEPLSASKSCSRKSPDQTLPETPDQTLPETPDQKSSTVSPDQRSLKANENRKSVLDTKQDPESVTSSPILAVNESSPQTQDSVTPQNSKWQLKREAKSEVLGASPALKRRKTESDIIKDELKNSQKSRRSVSVDAISSQRNSLAKDPEMLLTEKLPVNISKDIHSFATSDEAKVIPSPKKGKCNELTKPLEVGRSSSRKLGSALERRSLRTPKNTKPEVLGNSKINTPVVLFDTKTKHETPIPCTLENEIYEVDVLPDELHSMPEVDVPDVSKVDVLEMQTTQEEDLSKTPVLSKTKSPRGRPRKNVASQIEDVKVDKTPEISKTKTMNVKTPKDEILKNSEMDLRKTPRAKISDVDLSQTVQVAMTETPNVGTPTAVKTDIPDISTNLTPKYKTRSLDAGTPKSELNHVKTADSPKKNDEELPKTPKTRTPKMNSPKVDTPLTKGKDITGENAKADEDTPKKLDRSLHKTPKAKTPHFNTPKIPEVDISSSSNDSSVKERKTRKSGTPEISRVKIHEDEASLIPTDPSLEISENIEPKDDSSLIATDTSLEISENIEPKDDSCEVVEKEELRSLDVEDDLTSEQSTDINRSYNSKSPSKRKSLGKLGDRVGVCRMSIRMMDLGKRETPMRKILKPVSVKKNQPRYKSPSVSSNVEQSSKRKASLSPASPKRKKIKVGAKTPNAGSKPVLKTSLAKTPKTIGKTPKKSWADIVKKGLMAHGIPAAKAQRVSTVMSKARILRRTRKQEVIENCVPSFNPEVPKNFNFTQSTGHVNSPAPIIIRKKIAKTPKIYRKGQKSLQQGTTQESIENIDLDGLADLLNTPKSKDKDMIKQITGWSLPDIVNHYTPLSKAVRMKELFAKNSRSTPLSKVPSQETKTPETSFSSVSLSTVTPPGKDVLHDTSVFSPVTPPNANVSRRRRSSSSVTNTPVSHANTTNFDFCAVNTPDITGDNLISPLVTPNVSVKNSDDLFSSNESSLESPVPIETDCTTFDFDNAVTPAVTPDVFVSPMSTRSKLTTPRVARTPKASQSIDSVKKNTAHPPELQDVKEISPSDEDHLHTPKAISSNVVNTKRLLRMSGRSSAGEVSECTNVNSVAEPLQISQKEEESKTADNSDDTDMKLEGQETPTEALELHDTNKRRTRLSRTPKEQEPGNKYSSEKRKLRTSNQVLENHGTDYCNVSGISEYDPDHTDEGMNRQLKTSKSVTESPETDHSNLSCVEKLIKTPKADIPRTPAGELKTPKAEPNNTNDGGIDTPHSPIIEKELDNRNISGIKKLRTPKASVKSSENDYSNVDDVDKMMKTPKVTSDPESPQADYTQVAGVKKLLKTPKVVPESPQADYTQVAGVKKLLETPKVVPESPQADYTQVAGVKKLLRTPKVVPESPQADYTQVAGVKKLLKTPKVVPESPQADYTQVAGVKKLLRTPKVVPESPQADYTQVAGMKKLLSTPKPVPESPQADYTLVAGVKKLLKTPKAVPESPQADYTQVAGVKKLLSTPKTLPESPKADYTQVAGVKKLLSTPKTLPESPKADYTQVAGVKKLLSTPKTLPESPKADYTQVAGVKKLLSTPKTLPESPKADYTQVAGVKKLLSTPKTLPESPKADYTQVAGVKKLLSTPKAAVLEHEADYTDVSGLEKLLKTPSIAEKESHPVCDYTNVHGLKKLLKTPRRTKNVEPDYSDPEGLDKLMKTPRRIGSEPLSDYTNVEGLKNLLKTPAGTIKSPQADYTQVYGVRSLLKTPRATRKSIDADLSGLSHLMKTPLTDNSNVGQLLDMVKESVSSTKQSVKTPSVVSTPTGSLSENIPPKDDLKTVVGLVRDESVREVVSPRRSHRNNNSQDDKDIDSKILDLVQETSPVHSCITEESKTEKNIVKDNIKSVDLAMDVNIQDVASPCTSKTNVKTENDDTPRKRSRRVRSALKVADNLDENHIPDDAVPSKPNKRGRKNTTHNEMKEDQEVNIGESKVGKELRENINSNNVSMTQNYDGLEKTDEKKSTSLKRSKRQQVCKSNEEVLGSPSVDSLKVREEISSPKRRGRRRLEKDIQSEKETSSTGSDIDSSEVTKEKVPIQKRGRGRQVKGILVLEESSPSSLDTDNVLESENVRTPLRRGRGQKVTFEGLNTPQDSPVKGRRKRNVTDITSAPSEISVPAKRGRGNKKIGKEEETLVQERENSITVLEVETVNSDVGSVPAKSHKGTRRTRTRVQTKGGIENTEKDSEETHSTKNSCPRPTLSKSSTVESENDNGLEKPGIKENEFITEESKEAPEDTFTPSSESSPTDSEIHKSCSANDKKSATKTIVKSVQNQSTDKELKVEENSSPVVRRGRRKNAVERCDSSTEDVSEFLDEKCDDNKKAVRAPRRTRGQTDKTKIEECLPQESKDNLQKITVDKHGSSTENTSESVDNKTEDDTKAEKVPRRTRGRSAKTKAEDALSQHYKEEDAVGKSDSSKEDKPETKGRASRRTKDQPAKTKAEDALSQHYKEEDAVGKSDSSKEDKPKTKGRASRKTKDQPAKTKAEPQLEHLEDVLEKTGFSEKEGKPASNGSILEKETTEKETKRSGRQPRVKKTLDDDIDAKIEEAPVSKARRGSKRKDIVEQEEETEAQPTRRGNKKVVLEKEVPATRRGNKAAATEEIQTPTKRGSRKKPAEEDIASPPKRVSRRTRAQK comes from the exons ATGAAAATTCTCGGGTACATCATTGTAGTGAAGAGATCGGGGACTGATGGTACTCCCTACCCCTTAACAAGTGCCAATCCCAGTTGTAATATTGGACGAGGAATCGAGTGCGATATTAGGGTACAATTACCTGTGGTATCTTTGCAACATTGTAGAATTGAAGTTGAAGCCAGCGGCAAG GCATATCTAACAAATGTAAGTTCAAGTAATCCTGCCTATCTAAATGATGTTAGACTATGTCCAGAAGAAGTCAAACTGTTGAGCCACACAGATGTGATCCACATTGCAGATAGAAAACTTCGATGGGAGTACCCTGAAGAATCTGCTTTATATTTAACAGCAAAGAAGGAAGATTTAACCTTCAAGATATTGACACCTAAATCTAAAGCCCCAGTCAACAATCAGCAAGAGGTTCCTTCTAAAG GTGATGGAAATGCTGAAAAACAAATAGTTGATACTACCAGGAATAAAAAAGTCTCGTTCGGTCGTGAACTTATTCCAGAACACTTTGACAAACAGCTACCTCCATCTACACCAGTCAGGAAAGGAGAAAAACCAGATGGTTGTGCATTTGCAACTCCATATGCAAGTAGCAGTGTTAAGAGAACTACTCGTTTATCAACTTTGCCTTCAACTCCCAGCATTGCTGAAGAACCAGGAGCTGAAACTCCTACAAAAAGTTTGCTAAGGAGACGTAGTCCCACACCCATAAAACCATATTTAGCTCGAAGTCTTGGTCTTCTTACTCCAAAGTCATTAAGTAAGAACGGCAGTACATTAGAACAAAACACTTCAAAAGATGAAGTAAATGGTGATGCTGGCTCTCCACATTCAGAATATTCTCCCTCATCCAGTCCAAATAATGGAGCATTCAAATCCAGTCCCCAGTCATCAGTTCAGTCTCCCAAGGGTACACTTTCCCCTACATTGTCATCATCCAATTCCCCTGAAACcccaaaagcctctcttaccagatCGTTTAGTAATAAAACTCCTGAAACTTCGAGCCTAAAGTCACCAAAGCCTGTGAGTGCTAAAAGGTCACCTGGTACTAAAACTGTGACTAGAAAAAATGTTAATGATTCACTGGCATCACCAGAAACTCCAAGTCCCAACCAATCATTAACGACTCCCAGTCCTAAGATTTCATCAAAATCTTCAAGTCCAAAAGTAGTTTTAGAAACTGTTAGCTACAAGAACCTATCTAAAACTCCAGAGCCGTTATCTGCCTCAAAGAGCTGTAGTCGTAAGTCTCCTGATCAGACATTGCCGGAGACTCCTGATCAGACATTGCCTGAGACTCCCGATCAGAAATCTTCAACAGTCAGTCCAGATCAGAGATCATTAAAGGCAAATGAAAATCGTAAGTCAGTATTGGATACTAAGCAGGATCCAGAATCTGTAACCTCTTCCCCAATTTTAGCTGTAAATGAATCAAGTCCACAAACTCAAGATTCTGTTACTCCTCAAAACTCAAAATGGCAACTCAAAAGGGAAGCTAAGTCTGAAGTTCTTGGAGCTTCGCCAGCATTAAAACGTAGGAAGACGGAGAGTGACATTATTAAAGATGAGTTGAAGAACTCCCAGAAGTCTAGAAGGTCAGTATCAGTTGATGCTATTTCCAGCCAAAGAAACTCACTGGCTAAGGATCCTGAGATGCTCTTGACAGAAAAACTTCCTGTGAATATTTCAAAGGATATTCATAGTTTTGCTACTTCTGATGAGGCTAAGGTAATACCATCACCAAAGAAAGGCAAGTGTAATGAACTAACTAAACCTTTAGAAGTGGGCAGGTCATCCTCTAGAAAATTGGGTTCAGCTCTTGAGAGACGATCATTGAGAACACCTAAAAATACAAAACCTGAGGTACTTGGGAATtctaaaataaacactcctgtggTACTTTTTGATACCAAAACAAAGCATGAAACACCTATACCCTGTACTCTAGAGAATGAAATCTATGAGGTAGATGTACTACCTGATGAATTGCACAGTATGCCAGAGGTTGATGTTCCAGATGTATCAAAGGTCGATGTGCTGGAAATGCAGACAACTCAGGAGGAAGACTTATCCAAAACACCTGTGCTTAGTAAAACCAAATCACCTAGGGGGAGACCACGCAAGAATGTAGCATCACAGATTGAAGATGTCAAAGTGGATAAAACGCCAGAGATTAGTAAAACCAAGACCATGAATGTCAAAACACCTAAGGATGAGATATTGAAAAATTCAGAGATGGACTTAAGGAAAACACCTAGGGCTAAGATATCAGATGTTGATTTGTCTCAGACAGTTCAGGTTGCTATGACGGAAACACCAAACGTCGGAACTCCAACAGCAGTTAAAACCGATATACCAGATATTAGTACAAATTTGACACCAAAATATAAAACTAGGTCATTAGATGCTGGCACTCCCAAATCAGAACTTAACCATGTTAAGACAGCTGACTCGCCTAAGAAAAATGATGAGGAATTACCAAAAACTCCTAAGACTAGAACACCAAAAATGAACTCACCAAAGGTTGACACACCTTTGACTAAAGGAAAGGACATTACTGGTGAGAATGCCAAGGCTGATGAAGATACACCCAAGAAACTTGATAGGAGTTTGCACAAAACACCCAAGGCTAAGACACCACACTTTAATACACCCAAAATACCAGAGGTTGACATTTCTAGTTCCTCAAATGACAGTTCTGTCAAAGAGAGGAAGACTCGCAAGTCCGGTACACCAGAGATCTCTAGAGTTAAGATACATGAAGATGAGGCATCTTTAATTCCTACGGACCCCTCACTTGAGATTTCAGAAAATATTGAGCCTAAGGATGATTCATCTTTAATAGCTACGGATACCTCACTTGAGATTTCAGAAAATATTGAGCCTAAGGATGACTCATGTGAGGTAGTTGAGAAGGAAGAGCTTAGGTCATTAGATGTGGAAGATGACCTTACAAGTGAACAGAGTACAGACATCAATAGAAGTTACAATTCTAAATCTCCATCCAAGCGAAAGAGCCTAGGTAAATTGGGTGACCGTGTAGGTGTATGTCGTATGTCAATAAGAATGATGGATCTTGGGAAACGGGAAACTCCTATGCGAAAAATTTTGAAGCCGGTTTCAGTCAAGAAAAACCAGCCAAGATATAAATCACCATCTGTGTCTAGCAATGTTGAACAGAGTTCAAAAAGAAAAGCAAGTCTTAGTCCTGCTTCACCTAAGCGCAAAAAAATTAAAGTTGGGGCAAAGACACCAAATGCAG GAAGCAAACCAGTGCTTAAGACTAGTCTCGCAAAAACACCCAAAACAATTGGGAAAACTCCAAAGAAATCTTGGGCTGATATTGTAAAGAAGGGGCTCATGGCACATGGTATACCAGCAGCAAAGGCTCAGAGAGTTAGCACTGTAATGAGCAAGGCAAGGATTCTTCGTCGCACTCGAAAACAAGAGGTTATAGAAAATTGTGTTCCCTCTTTTAACCCA GAAGTCCCCAAGAATTTCAACTTTACGCAGTCAACTGGTCATGTTAATTCTCCTGCGCCTATAATCATTCGGAAGAAAATTGCTAAAACACCAAAAATATATCGTAAAGGACAAAAATCTCTTCAACAGGGCACTACACAAGAAAGTATTGAGAATATTGATCTTGATGGATTGGCTGACCTTTTGAATACCCCAAAAAGTAAAGATAAAGATATGATTAAACAGATAACTGGTTGGTCACTTCCTGACATTGTTAATCATTATACACCACTGTCTAAAGCTGTGAGAATGAAAGAACTGTTTGCAAAGAACAGTAGAAGTACACCATTGAGTAAAGTACCAAGCCAAGAAACAAAAACACCTGAAACCTCCTTTAGCTCTGTCTCTTTATCCACTGTAACTCCTCCTGGGAAAGATGTCCTCCATGATACAAGTGTGTTTTCTCCTGTCACACCACCAAATGCTAATGTTTCTAGGAGAAGAAGATCGTCGTCATCTGTTACTAACACACCTGTCTCTCATGCAAACACCACAAATTTTGATTTTTGTGCTGTTAATACACCTGATATAACTGGTGACAATTTAATATCACCTCTTGTGACTCCAAATGTGTCTGTGAAGAATTCAGATGATTTATTTAGTTCAAATGAATCTTCACTAGAATCGCCTGTACCCATTGAAACAGATTGCACCACCTTTGATTTTGATAATGCAGTCACACCTGCCGTCACACCTGATGTATTTGTTTCTCCAATGAGCACCAGATCCAAACTTACCACTCCTAGAGTAGCGAGGACACCAAAAGCTTCACAGTCTATAGACAGTGTTAAAAAGAATACTGCACATCCTCCTGAATTACAAGATGTTAAAGAAATATCACCTTCAGATGAAGATCATTTACATACTCCAAAAGCAATTAGTTCTAATGTCGTGAATACTAAAAGATTGCTCAGAATGTCTGGCAGATCCTCTGCAGGTGAAGTATCAGAGTGTACTAATGTTAATAGTGTAGCAGAACCTCTACAAATATCCCAAAAAGAGGAAGAAAGTAAAACTGCTGATAATTCTGATGACACCGACATGAAACTTGAAGGACAGGAAACACCCACAGAAGCACTAGAACTTCATGACACAAATAAGAGAAGGACGAGATTGTCAAGAACTCCCAAAGAACAGGAGCCGGGCAATAAATATTCATCAGAAAAGAGAAAGCTAAGAACCTCCAACCAAGTTTTGGAAAATCATGGCACTGATTATTGTAATGTCAGTGGCATTTCTGAATATGACCCTGATCACACAGATGAGGGAATGAACAGGCAATTGAAAACTTCAAAGTCAGTTACAGAAAGCCCAGAAACTGATCACTCAAATCTATCTTGTGTTGAGAAGTTAATAAAGACTCCCAAAGCTGACATTCCTAGAACTCCAGCAGGTGAATTGAAAACACCAAAAGCTGAACCCAATAACACAAATGATGGTGGTATTGACACACCACACTCCCCAATAATTGAAAAAGAACTGGATAACAGAAATATTTCAGGAATTAAAAAATTGAGAACGCCTAAAGCATCTGTAAAAAGTTCAGAAAATGATTATTCTAATGTGGATGATGTTGATAAGATGATGAAAACACCCAAAGTTACTTCTGATCCTGAAAGTCCTCAAGCAGATTATACCCAGGTGGCTGGAGTGAAGAAATTACTTAAAACACCAAAGGTTGTCCCTGAAAGCCCTCAAGCAGATTATACCCAGGTGGCTGGAGTGAAGAAATTACTTGAAACACCAAAGGTTGTCCCTGAAAGCCCTCAAGCAGATTATACCCAGGTGGCTGGAGTGAAGAAATTACTTAGAACACCAAAGGTTGTCCCTGAAAGCCCTCAAGCAGATTATACCCAGGTGGCTGGAGTGAAGAAATTACTTAAAACACCAAAGGTTGTCCCTGAGAGCCCTCAAGCAGATTATACCCAGGTGGCTGGAGTGAAGAAATTACTTAGAACACCAAAGGTTGTCCCTGAAAGCCCTCAAGCAGATTATACCCAGGTGGCTGGAATGAAGAAACTACTTTCAACACCAAAGCCTGTCCCTGAAAGCCCTCAAGCAGATTATACCCTGGTGGCTGGAGTGAAGAAATTACTTAAAACACCAAAGGCTGTCCCTGAAAGCCCTCAAGCCGATTATACCCAGGTGGCTGGAGTAAAGAAACTACTTTCGACGCCAAAGACGCTACCTGAAAGTCCTAAAGCAGATTATACCCAAGTGGCTGGAGTAAAGAAACTACTTTCGACGCCAAAGACGCTACCTGAAAGTCCTAAAGCAGATTATACCCAAGTGGCTGGAGTAAAGAAACTACTTTCAACACCAAAGACGCTACCTGAAAGTCCTAAAGCAGATTATACCCAGGTGGCTGGAGTAAAGAAACTACTTTCAACGCCAAAGACACTACCTGAAAGTCCTAAAGCAGATTATACCCAGGTGGCTGGAGTAAAGAAACTACTTTCAACACCAAAGACACTACCTGAAAGTCCTAAAGCAGATTATACCCAGGTGGCTGGAGTGAAGAAACTACTTTCAACACCAAAGGCTGCAGTCTTGGAGCATGAAGCAGATTACACTGATGTCTCAGGTCTTGAAAAGTTGCTTAAGACTCCAAGTATTGCAGAAAAGGAAAGTCACCCTGTGTGTGATTACACAAATGTTCATGGCCTTAAAAAACTTCTTAAGACCCCACGAAGAACCAAGAATGTGGAGCCAGACTATAGTGATCCAGAAGGCCTTGATAAGTTAATGAAAACACCAAGAAGGATTGGTTCTGAACCATTGTCAGATTACACTAATGTTGAAGGGCTAAAGAACTTGTTAAAGACACCAGCTGGAACAATAAAATCACCACAAGCCGATTATACTCAAGTATATGGGGTTCGAAGTCTTTTGAAAACACCCAGGGCTACTCGTAAATCTATTGATGCTGATCTTAGTGGACTAAGCCACCTCATGAAAACTCCATTAACAGATAATTCAAATGTTGGGCAGTTATTGGATATGGTTAAAGAGTCAGTTTCTTCAACCAAGCAATCTGTTAAAACTCCATCAGTTGTTAGTACACCAACTGGATCTCTTTCTGAAAATATACCTCCAAAAGATGATTTGAAGACAGTTGTTGGTTTAGTGAGAGATGAAAGTGTTAGGGAAGTGGTAAGCCCACGTAGAAGCCATAGAAATAACAATTCACAAGATGATAAAGATATTGATAGCAAGATTCTTGATTTGGTCCAAGAGACTTCTCCAGTTCATTCTTGTATAACTGAGGAATCTAAGACTGAAAAGAATATAGTCAAGGATAATATAAAGAGTGTTGATTTAGCCATGGATGTAAATATTCAAGATGTTGCCAGTCCATGCACaagtaaaacaaatgtaaaaacaGAAAATGATGATACTCCAAGGAAGCGTAGTAGAAGGGTTCGCAGCGCTCTTAAAGTAGCTGATAATCTTGACGAGAATCATATACCAGATGATGCTGTGCCGTCAAAGCCAAATAAAAGAGGCAGGAAAAATACTACTCATAATGAAATGAAAGAAGACCAGGAAGTGAATATAGGAGAAAGTAAAGTTGGAAAAGAATTGCGTGAAAATATAAATAGCAATAATGTTTCCATGACTCAAAATTATGATGGATTAGAGAAGACAGATGAAAAGAAGTCAACTTCACTAAAACGTAGCAAAAGACAGCAAGTATGCAAATCGAATGAAGAAGTATTGGGATCACCGAGTGTTGATAGCTTAAAAGTTAGAGAAGAAATATCATCTCCAAAGAGACGTGGAAGAAGAAGACTAGAGAAAGATATCCAAAGTGAAAAAGAAACCAGTTCAACAGGGTCTGATATAGATAGTTCAGAGGTGACTAAAGAAAAGGTTCCAATTCAGAAACGTGGGAGAGGGCGACAGGTTAAAGGGATTCTAGTTCTAGAGGAAAGTTCACCTTCATCTCTTGATACTGATAATGTACTGGAATCTGAAAATGTGAGAACACCTCTAAGACGTGGTAGAGGGCAAAAAGTAACATTTGAAGGTCTGAACACTCCTCAAGATAGCCCTGTGAAGGGCAGAAGGAAACGTAATGTCACTGACATTACTTCAGCCCCTTCAGAAATTTCTGTCCCTGCTAAAAGAGGTCGGGGTAACAAGAAAATTGGGAAAGAGGAGGAAACTCTTGTGCAGGAAAGAGAAAACagtattactgttcttgaagtagAGACAGTGAATTCTGATGTGGGTAGTGTACCAGCTAAGAGTCATAAAGGAACTAGGAGAACAAGGACCAGAGTCCAGACAAAAGGAGGCATTGAAAACACTGAAAAGGATTCAGAGGAAACCCATTCAACTAAGAACTCATGCCCCAGGCCCACTTTGAGCAAATCATCAACTGTTGAGAGTGAAAATGATAATGGTTTAGAAAAACCTGGTATTAAGGAAAATGAATTTATAACAGAAGAAAGTAAAGAAGCTCCTGAAGACACTTTTACACCTTCCAGTGAATCATCACCTACAGATAGTGAAATTCACAAATCCTGCTCGGCGAACGATAAAAAATCTGCAACTAAAACCATTGTAAAAAGCGTCCAAAATCAGAGTACAGACAAGGAATTAAAAGTAGAAGAAAATTCAAGTCCTGTTGTAAGAAGAGGACGTAGAAAGAACGCAGTTGAGAGGTGTGATAGTTCTACAGAAGACGTTTCTGAATTTCTTGATGAAAAATGTGATGACAACAAAAAAGCGGTAAGAGCGCCTCGCAGAACAAGGGGTCAGACAGACAAAACTAAAATAGAAGAATGCCTGCCACAGGAATCAAAAGATAATCTTCAAAAGATTACAGTAGACAAACATGGCAGTTCGACAGAAAACACTTCCGAGAGTGTAGATAACAAAACTGAGGATGACACAAAAGCTGAAAAAGTACCTCGCCGGACAAGGGGTCGTTCAGcaaaaactaaagcagaggatgcTCTGTCACAGCACTATAAAGAAGAAGATGCTGTTGGAAAATCAGACAGTTCTAAGGAGGACAAGCCTGAAACTAAAGGCAGAGCTTCGCGCAGGACAAAGGATCAGCCAGcaaaaactaaagcagaggatgcTCTGTCACAGCACTATAAAGAAGAAGATGCTGTTGGAAAATCAGACAGTTCTAAGGAGGACAAGCCTAAAACTAAAGGCAGAGCTTCGCGCAAGACAAAGGATCAGCCAGCAAAAACTAAAGCAGAACCCCAGTTAGAACATTTGGAAGATGTACTTGAAAAGACCGGATTTAGTGAAAAAGAAGGCAAACCAGCCTCGAACGGAAGTATCCTTGAGAAAGAAACCACTGAGAAGGAAACTAAAAGATCTGGGCGCCAACCAAGAGTTAAGAAGACATTGGATGATGATATTGATGCCaa GATAGAGGAAGCTCCTGTTTCAAAAGCTAGAAGAGGATCTAAACGGAAAGATATTGTGGAACA GGAGGAAGAAACTGAAGCTCAGCCTACAAGACGTGGAAACAAGAAAGTAGTGCTTGAAAAGGAGGTTCCAGCTACAAGACGTGGAAACAAAGCAGCGGCTACTGAAGAAATTCAGACCCCTACTAAGCGAGGAAGTAGAAAGAAACCAGCAGAGGAAGACATAGCATCTCCCCCTAAAAG